The following are encoded together in the Coffea arabica cultivar ET-39 chromosome 1c, Coffea Arabica ET-39 HiFi, whole genome shotgun sequence genome:
- the LOC113738123 gene encoding cytochrome P450 81Q32-like produces the protein MEIICNQRQRRTQFNSPAQTTGAPIAAAVLLHKQAAKREERKIIIGNQRDYTDQIINGIILVMLTAGTNTSLVTIEWALSLLLNHLEVLEKARAELDAQVGTDRLVNEHGLSNLSYLHNIISEKLWLYPAAPMLVPNEQSNDYKIEGYNIPRGTILLVNVWAVHMDPNVWDDPTSFKPERFEGLQVQPSKLIPFGMERRSCPGSGLA, from the exons ATGGAGATAATCTGCAATCAACGCCAGAGACGGACTCAGTTCAACTCTCCTGCACAAACAACAGGAGCACCAATAGCAGCAGCAGTACTACTTCATAAGCAAGCAGCCAAGAGAGAAGAGCGAAAGATAATAATTGGAAATCAAAGGGATTATACGGACCAAATCATCAATGGGATTATATTG GTCATGCTTACGGCTGGAACAAACACTTCATTGGTGACTATAGAATGGGCCTTGTCTCTTTTGCTCAACCATCTCGAGGTGCTAGAGAAAGCTCGAGCTGAATTGGATGCTCAAGTAGGGACTGATCGATTGGTTAACGAACATGGTCTATCCAATCTTTCTTATCTTCATAACATTATTTCAGAAAAACTTTGGTTGTACCCAGCAGCACCAATGCTAGTGCCAAATGAGCAGTCCAATGACTATAAAATTGAGGGATATAATATTCCACGAGGCACAATTTTGCTAGTTAATGTATGGGCAGTTCATATGGACCCAAACGTTTGGGATGATCCAACAAGCTTCAAACCAGAGAGATTCGAAGGATTGCAGGTTCAGCCATCAAAGCTGATTCCATTTGGGATGGAAAGGAGATCTTGCCCTGGTTCTGGCCTAGCATAG